The nucleotide sequence CTTTGAAACCACGGGTATCTCGCCGAGCAGCAGTTGCCGGGCCACGGAAATCGCCGTGGTCATCCTCGAGCGAGGCCAGATCGTGGACCGTTATCAGAGCCTGATGAACACAGGCGTGCGGGTGCCGGGTTTTATTGAGCAACTGACCGGCATCAGCAATGCCATGCTGCGCAGCGCGCCACCTGCCGAGCGGGTGATGAACGAGGTCAATGAGTTTGTCGGCACCACGCCGCTGTTGGCCCACAACGCCGCGTTCGACCAGAAGTTCTGGGATTTCGAACTGGGCCTGATCCGCCGTACTCGCCTGCAGAAGTTCGCCTGTTCACTGTTGCTTGCGCGTCGCCTGATGCCCACGGCGCCCAACCACAAACTCGGCACCTTGAACGCTTTTGCACAACTGCCCCACACCGGCAAGGCTCACCGGGCGATGGCGGATGC is from Pseudomonas mucidolens and encodes:
- a CDS encoding PolC-type DNA polymerase III; this encodes MERIAVIDFETTGISPSSSCRATEIAVVILERGQIVDRYQSLMNTGVRVPGFIEQLTGISNAMLRSAPPAERVMNEVNEFVGTTPLLAHNAAFDQKFWDFELGLIRRTRLQKFACSLLLARRLMPTAPNHKLGTLNAFAQLPHTGKAHRAMADAEMAANLTAHLAQELRRAHGLRELSHDLLCNLQKVPAAKINDHLKKHRGF